The DNA segment CTTCGGCTCGACCGGCTACGCCACCGCAGCACCAGCAGACGCCCGCACCAACGAGGAGAACGCATGAGCGACATCCAGCCCGCCGGCACCGAGGACGCGGCCGTCGAGACCGCCGCGCAGGACTTCGAGAAGTCCGCGCCCGCCGACCGTGCCGAGGCCGGCCCGCTCGACGAGCGCGAGGCCAACCCGGTCCGCCCCTACATCGACCTCGGCGGGGTGAAGGTGCTGCCCCGCGAGGGCATGCACATCCGCCTCGAGGTCGAGGAGGCGACCAAGCGCGTCATCGCCGTCGGCCTCGACTACGCCGGGTCCACCCTCCAGGTGCAGCCGTTCGCGGCGCCGCGATCCTCGGGTCTCTGGCACGAGATCCGCGGGCAGATCGCGGAGCAGATCGGCCGCCAGGGCGGCAGCACCGAGGAGCGCGAGGGCGTCTTCGGCCCGGAGATCGTCGCGCAGCTCCCGCTGGCCGGCGGCGGCGTGCGCGTCGCGCGCTTCGTCGGCGTCGACGGTCCGCGCTGGTTCCTCCGCGGCGTGATCGCCGGCGCGGGGGCCACCGACGAGCAGGCCGCGGCCGCCGTCGAGGACCTCTTCCGCAGTGTCGTCGTGGTGCGCGGCTCCGGCCCGATGCCCCCGCGCGACCTCATCCCGCTCAAGATGCCGGACAGCGGCCAGACCCAGCAGAGCGCGAGCTGAGCGGGATGGGCGCCGAGGGCGACCCGCAGCCCGAGCGCGCCGATCAGCCCGAGCGGCCCGAGCGTGCTGTCCAGCCGGAGGTCGGCGACGCGATCGCCAAGGCCGCCCGCCGCTCCGGACTCGGCGTCGTCGCCGACGGCGAGCCGTTCGACGGCCGCGCACTGCTCGGCTCGATGGGCGGCGTCCGCGGCATCCTCGAGGCCGTCGTGCCCGGGGTCGCCTTCGTCCTCCTCTTCACGATCACGGGAGAGCTCGTGCTCTCGCTGGTCGCCTCGGTCGGGATGGCCGTGCTGTTCACCGTCGCGCGGATCCTCGGGCGCACCCCGGTCATCCAGGCGGTCGGCGGTCTGCTCGGCGTCGTGATCTCGGCCGCCCTCGCGCTGATCACCGGCCGCGCCGTCGACAACTTCGTGCCCGGCCTGATCACCAACCTCGTCTACGGCCTCGTCTTCCTGGTGTCGGTGCTCGCGCGCTGGCCCCTGATCGGCGTCGCGGCCGGCTACCTGATGGGCGACGGCACGGCCTGGCGGGACGACCGCCGGAAGCGCCGGCTGTTCTCGCTGCTGACGCTCGCCTGGGCGGCGCTGTTCTTCGTCCGGCTCGCGGTGCAGTACCCGCTCTTCCTCGCCGGCGACGCCACGGCCCTGGGCACCTGGAAGCTCGTGCTCGGCCTGCCCCTCTACGCACCGCTGCTGGTGCTCACCGTCCTGGCCGTGCGCGCGGAGTACCGCGGCGCGGCGGAGCGGGACGAGGCGGCTCCGCCCACGGAACGCGCGTAGAGTTGTCTCGACGTCAAGATAAATAGTTAGGTCCTCCTTGGTGGCGGGGCGCTGTGCGCGGTCGCCAAGATGGAGACGGATATGTGGGTGCGCCCGTCGGCGGAGCCCACGTCAGCGAAGGAGAGGGCGACGTGTCCGCGGTAGACAGCTTTGGATCGAAAGACAACCTGAAGGTCGGCTCGACCGACTACGAGGTGTTCCGCATCGACCGGGTCCCCGGTCACGAGAAGCTCCCGTTCAGCCTGAAGGTGCTGCTCGAGAACCTGCTCCGCACGGAGGACGGCGCCAACATCACGGCCGATCACATCCGCGCCCTGGGCGAGTGGGTCCCGGAGTCGGAGCCCGACACCGAGATCCAGTTCACGCCCGCGCGCGTCGTGATGCAGGACTTCACCGGCGTGCCCTGCATCGTCGACCTCGCCACCATGCGCGAGGCCGTCGCGGCCCTCGGTGGCGACGCGAACAGGATCAACCCGCTCGCGCCCGCCGAGATGGTCATCGACCACTCGGTCATCGCGGACCTCTTCGGCACCCCCGACGCCCTCGAGCGCAACGTCGAGCTCGAGTACGAGCGGAACGGCGAGCGCTACCAGTTCCTCCGCTGGGGCCAGACCGCGTTCGACGACTTCAAGGTCGTCCCGCCCGGAACCGGCATCGTCCACCAGGTCAACATCGAGTACCTGGCCCGCGTCACGATGACCCGCGAGGTCGGCGGCGTCCTCCGCGCCTACCCCGACACCTGCGTCGGCACCGACTCGCACACCACCATGGTGAACGGGCTCGGCGTGCTCGGCTGGGGCGTCGGCGGCATCGAGGCCGAGGCGGCCATGCTCGGCCAGCCCGTGTCGATGCTCATCCCCAAGGTCGTCGGCTTCAAGCTCGCCGGAGCGATCCCGGCCGGCGTGACCGCGACTGACGTCGTCCTGACGATCACCGAGATGCTGCGCAAGCACGGCGTCGTCGGCAAGTTCGTCGAGTTCTACGGCGCCGGCGTCGCCCAGGTGCCGCTCGCCAACCGTGCGACCATCGGCAACATGAGCCCCGAGTTCGGCTCCACCGCCGCGATGTTCCCCATCGACGACGTGACCCTCGACTACCTGCGCCTCACCGGCCGCAGCGACGAGCAGATCGCCCTGGTCGAGCAGTACTCCAAGGTGCAGAAGCTCTGGCACGACCCCGCGGTCGAGCCGGTCTTCAGCGAGTACCTCGAGCTGGACCTCAGCACGGTCGTCCCCTCGATCGCCGGGCCGAAGCGCCCGCAGGACCGGATCGAGCTCACCTCGGCGAAGACGCAGTTCGAGTCGGACCTCAACAACTACACCGACGTCACCCACGACATCGTCGACCTCACCCTCGCCGAGTCGTTCCCCGCGTCGGACCCGGGCGAGCTCCAGCCGCAGGACGAGTACAGCTCGCACTCGCACACCCACCGCTCGCACGCGCCGACCACGGCGTCCAAGCCGACCACCGTCGAGCTGGGCGAGGGCCACGAGAGCTTCACCATCGACCACGGCGCCGTCGCGATCGCGGCGATCACCTCGTGCACCAACACGTCGAACCCCTCGGTGATGCTCGCGGCCGGCCTGCTGGCCCGCAACGCCGCGCAGAAGGGCCTCAAGGCCAAGCCGTGGGTCAAGACCACGCTGGCGCCGGGCTCGAAGGTCGTCACCGACTACTACGAGAAGGCCGGGCTCACCGAGTCGCTCGAGGCCCTCGGCTTCTTCACGGTCGGCTACGGCTGCACCACCTGCATCGGCAACTCCGGCCCGCTGCTCGAGGAGATCTCGACCGCCGTGCAGGAGAACGACCTCGCCGTCACGGCCGTCCTCTCGGGCAACCGCAACTTCGAGGGCCGCATCAACCCCGACGTGAAGATGAACTACCTGGCGAGCCCGCCGCTCGTCATCGCCTACGCGCTCGCCGGCTCGATGAACTTCGACTTCGAGGTCGACGCCCTGGGCACCGACACCGACGGCAACGACGTCTTCCTCAAGGACATCTGGCCCGACGCGGCCGAGGTCCAGGCGACGATCGACTCCTCGATCGACAAGTCGATGTTCGACACGCAGTACGCCGGCGTGTTCGACGGCGACGAGCGCTGGCGCTCGCTGCAGACCCCCGAGGGCTCGATCTTCGAGTGGGACGAGGACTCCACCTACGTGCGGAAGCCCCCGTACTTCGACGGCATGACGATGGAGACGACCCCGGTCACCGACATCGCCGACGCCCGCGTGCTCGCCAAGCTGGGCGACTCGGTCACCACCGACCACATCAGCCCCGCCGGCTCGATCAAGGCCGACAGCCCGGCCGGTCAGTACCTCGCCGAGCACAGCGTGGACCGCAAGGACTACAACTCCTACGGCTCGCGCCGCGGCAACCACGAGGTGATGATCCGCGGCACGTTCGCGAACATCCGCCTGCGCAACCAGCTCCTGGACAACGTGGAGGGCGGCTACACCCGGGACTTCACGCAGGAGGGCGGCCCGCAGTCGTTCATCTACGACGCGTCGCAGAACTACCAGGCGCAGGGCACCCCGCTGGTGATCCTCGGCGGCAAGGAGTACGGCTCCGGCTCGTCGCGCGACTGGGCGGCGAAGGGCACCAGCCTCCTGGGCGTCAAGGCGGTCATCGTCGAGAGCTTCGAGCGGATCCACCGCTCGAACCTGATCGGCATGGGCGTCGTCCCGCTGCAGTTCCCGCAGGGCGAGACCTGGGCCTCGCTCGGGCTCGACGGCACGGAGTCGATCAGCATCTCGGGCATCGAGGCGCTGAACGAGGGCGTGACCCCGAAGACGGTCCACGTCGTCGCCTCGCCGACGTCCGACTCGCCCGAGGGCAAGCAGCCGATCGAGTTCGACGCGGTCGTCCGCATCGACACCCCCGGGGAGGCGGACTACTACCGCAACGGCGGGATCCTGCAGTACGTGCTGCGCTCCCTGGTCTGATTCCGAGCAGATCTGCGCGCCTCCCTGCAAGCCGGGGAGGCGCGCACCTGTTCCACCGGACCCCGTGCGTAGACTCGGGAGACGTCCACACCCCTCAGACATCCCCCGGAAAGGCGGCGCGAATGGCTGTTCTCGAGACCATCTCCGGACCGCGCGACCTCGACCGCCTGACCCGGACCGAGCTCGAGACGCTGGCGCTGGAGATCCGCGACTTCCTCGTGCGCGAGGTGTCCAAGACCGGCGGCCACCTCGGCCCGAACCTCGGCGTCGTCGAGACGACCATCGCGATCCACCGGGTCTTCGACTCGCCGCACGACGCGATCATCTTCGACACGGGGCACCAGTCCTACGTGCACAAGCTGCTGACCGGCCGCCAGGACTTCTCCGGCCTCCGTCAGCGCGGCGGACTCGCCGGCTACCCGCAGCGCTCCGAGTCGCCGCACGACATCGTCGAGAGCTCGCACGCCTCCAGCTCGCTGTCCTGGGCGGACGGCATCTCGCGGGCCTTCACGATGACCGGGCAGACGGACCGCCACGTGGTCGCGGTCGTCGGCGACGGCGCGCTCACCGGCGGGATGACCTGGGAGGCGCTGAACAACATCAGCGACGACAACTCCCGCGGTCTCGTCATCGTCGTCAACGACAACGGCCGCTCCTACGCCCCGACCATCGGCGGCATGGCGCGCTTCCTCAACGGCGTCCGCACCCGGCGCACCTACCGCACGCTGCACCGCGGCTCCCGCGCCGTCTCCGAGCGCCTGGGCGGCCCCGCGGCCGCGGTCTACCGCGGTGTGCGCGGCGGCCTGCACGGCTTCCTCAGCCGCTTCATCAACAACGAGGCGCTGTACTCCAACCTCGACATCAAGTACCTCGGCCCGATCGACGGACACGACCTCACCGCGATGGAGGAGGCGCTCCAGCAGGCCAAGGACTACGGCACGCCGGTGATCGTGCACGCGATCACGCAGAAGGGCAAGGGCTTCGAGCCCGCCGTCCAGGACCTCGCCGACCAGTTCCACGCGGTCGGCCAGATCGATCCGGAGACCGGCGAGCCGCTGAGCGCGAGCGGCGCCCGCTCCTGGACCTCGGTCTTCGCGGAGGAGATCGTCACCCTCGCGGACGAGGACCCGACGATCGTCGGCATCACCGCCGCGATGCTCCGCCCGGTCGGCCTCGACCGCCTCGCCGAGAAGTACCCGGACCGCGTGTTCGACGTCGGCATCGCCGAGCAGCACGCCGTGACCTCCGCCGCCGGCCTCGCCTTCGGTGGTCTGCACCCGGTCGTCGCGCTCTACGCGACCTTCGTCAACCGCGCCTTCGACCAGGTCCTGATGGACGTGGCGCTGCACCGCGCCGGCGTCACCTTCGTGCTCGACCGCGCCGGGGTCACCGGCCCCGACGGCCCGAGCCACCACGGCATGTGGGACCTCGCGATCCTCCAGGTCGTCCCGAACATCCGCCTCGCCGCGCCCCGTGACTCCGTCCGGCTGCGCGAGGAGCTGCGCGAGGCCGTCGGCGTGAAGGACGCTCCCACGGTCGTGCGCTTCTCCAAGGGCAACGTCGGCGACGAGATCGACGCGCTCGAGCGCCTCGACGACGGTGTGGACGTGCTGCTGCGCTCGGAGCGGCAGGACGTGCTGATCGTCACCGTCGGCCCGATGGCGGCGATGGGCCTCGACGTCGCGCAGCGGCTCGCCGCGCAGGGCATCGGCGCCACCGTCGTCGACCCGCGCTGGGTCGTGCCGGTGCCGCGCAGCGTCATCGACCTCGCGGCCGAGCACCGCCTCGTGATCTCGATCGAGGACGGCGTGCGCGTCGGCGGCATCGGCACCCGGATCCGCCAGGACCTCCGCGAGGCCGGCGTCGACACGGCCGTCACCGAGCTGGGGCTGCCGGACCAGTTCCTCGACCACGCCAAGCGCGAGGAGATCCTCGAGGACGTCGGACTGACTCCGCAGCACATCGCCCGCGACGTCGTCGCCCAGGTGCTCGGAAGCAAGATCCCGGTCGCGCGCCCGCTGCCCGAAGAGGTCGCGGCGCACGACGACGCGCGCAAGGACTGAGTGCTCGAGGACTGAGTGCTCGAGGACTGAGCACGTTGCACGCACGAGAGAGGGCGCCCACCGGACCGGTGGGCGCCCTCCTGCGTTCTCGAGTTCCTGCGGCTACTCCACCCCGCGGATGGCCGGGTCGTGGAACGTGCCGCCGAAGGCGCGCTCGCTCGCGCCGACGCGGTCGAGGTAGGGCGTGAGGCCGCCCATCTGGAACGGGTAGCCGGCGCCGAGGATGAGGCAGAGGTCGATGTCCTCCGCGGCGTGCACGACGTCGTCGTCCAGCATCCGCTTCACCTCGTCGGCGAGGCCGGTCTCGACGCGCAGCCGCAGCTCCTCGGCGGTCATCGGGTCGGAGCCGCCCTTGACGATGGCGACGGCGCGCTTGTCCACGCCCTTCACCCGGCCTTTGGCGTCGCGCTCGAAGACGTGCCCGAGCTCCGCCAGGCGGTGCAGGTTGGCGCTGTCGTAGAAGCGGTCCGGGAAGGCCGCGTGGTGGGTGTCGAGCACGTGCGCGCCGACCTTGAGTCCGACGAGTTCGAGCAGCTCGAACGGCGTCATCGGCAGGCCGAACGGCTCGAGCGAGGCCTCGACGACCTCGAACGGGGTGCCGGTGTCGACGGCGTGCATCGCCTCGCCGAGCACCTTCGCCAGCACGCGGTTGACCACGAAGCCCGGGGTGTCGCGGGTGATGACGGCGTTCTTCTTCAGCTTCGCCGCCGTGACCATCGCGGTCGACAGCGTCTCGTCGTCGGTCTGCGGCGTGTTCACGACCTCGATCAGCGGCATCACCGCGACCGGGTTGAAGAAGTGGAAGCCGACCAGGCGCTCCGGGTGCTGCAGCCGCTCGCCGATCCGCTCGACCGAGAGCGAGGAGGTGTTGGTCGCGAGGACGGCGGTGGGGGACACGTAGCGCTCGATGTCGGCGAAGACCTCCTGCTTGACGGAGAGCTCCTCGAAGACCGCCTCGATCACCCAGTCGGCGTCGGCGAAGTCGGCGCGGTCGGTGGTGCCGGTGACGAGACCGCGGAGGCGGTTCGCGTCGTCCGGCGAGAGGCGGCCCTTGGCGAGCAGGGTGTCGATCTCGCCGACGATGCTCGCGACGCCGCGGTCCACCCGCTCCTGGTCGAGATCGGTGATGACCACCGGCACCTGGAGGCGGCGGACGAAGAGCAGCGCGAACTGCGTAGCCATGAGGCCCGCGCCGATGACGCCGACCTTGGTGACCGGCTTGGCGAGGCTCTTGTCCGGCGCGCCGGCGGGGCGCTTCGCCCGCTTCTGCACCAGGTCGAAGGCGTAGATGCTCGCGCGGAACTGATCCCCGGAGACGAGGTCGGCCAGCGCCTCGTCCTCGGCGGCGAAGCCCTCCTCGCGGGTGCTGCTCTTGGCGGCCTTCAGCAGGTCGAGCGCGCGGTAGGGCGACGCGGCGACGGTGCCGATCTTCGACTCGAGCTGCTTGCGGGCGATCGCGATCGCGGCGTCCCACTTCACCAGGCGCTCGATCTTCCCGGGCATGTTCGGCCGCTTCACCTCGACGGTCCCGCCGAGGACGCCGTCGGCCCAGACCAGCGAGTTCTCGAGGAAGCTCGCGGAGGGGAAGATCGCGTCGGCGATGCCGAGGTCGAAGACGTCCTGGCCCTTGAGGGTCCGGTTGTTCTTCAGCGGGTTCTCGACGATCACCTTCAGGGCGTTCTCGATGCCGATCAGGTTCGGCAGCAGCCAGGCGCCGCCCCAGCCGGGGATGATGCCGAGGAAGACCTCGGGCAGTCCGAGCGCGGGGATCGAGGCGTCGACGGTGCGGTA comes from the Rathayibacter festucae DSM 15932 genome and includes:
- a CDS encoding DUF3710 domain-containing protein; protein product: MSDIQPAGTEDAAVETAAQDFEKSAPADRAEAGPLDEREANPVRPYIDLGGVKVLPREGMHIRLEVEEATKRVIAVGLDYAGSTLQVQPFAAPRSSGLWHEIRGQIAEQIGRQGGSTEEREGVFGPEIVAQLPLAGGGVRVARFVGVDGPRWFLRGVIAGAGATDEQAAAAVEDLFRSVVVVRGSGPMPPRDLIPLKMPDSGQTQQSAS
- a CDS encoding DUF3159 domain-containing protein, translating into MGAEGDPQPERADQPERPERAVQPEVGDAIAKAARRSGLGVVADGEPFDGRALLGSMGGVRGILEAVVPGVAFVLLFTITGELVLSLVASVGMAVLFTVARILGRTPVIQAVGGLLGVVISAALALITGRAVDNFVPGLITNLVYGLVFLVSVLARWPLIGVAAGYLMGDGTAWRDDRRKRRLFSLLTLAWAALFFVRLAVQYPLFLAGDATALGTWKLVLGLPLYAPLLVLTVLAVRAEYRGAAERDEAAPPTERA
- the acnA gene encoding aconitate hydratase AcnA; the encoded protein is MSAVDSFGSKDNLKVGSTDYEVFRIDRVPGHEKLPFSLKVLLENLLRTEDGANITADHIRALGEWVPESEPDTEIQFTPARVVMQDFTGVPCIVDLATMREAVAALGGDANRINPLAPAEMVIDHSVIADLFGTPDALERNVELEYERNGERYQFLRWGQTAFDDFKVVPPGTGIVHQVNIEYLARVTMTREVGGVLRAYPDTCVGTDSHTTMVNGLGVLGWGVGGIEAEAAMLGQPVSMLIPKVVGFKLAGAIPAGVTATDVVLTITEMLRKHGVVGKFVEFYGAGVAQVPLANRATIGNMSPEFGSTAAMFPIDDVTLDYLRLTGRSDEQIALVEQYSKVQKLWHDPAVEPVFSEYLELDLSTVVPSIAGPKRPQDRIELTSAKTQFESDLNNYTDVTHDIVDLTLAESFPASDPGELQPQDEYSSHSHTHRSHAPTTASKPTTVELGEGHESFTIDHGAVAIAAITSCTNTSNPSVMLAAGLLARNAAQKGLKAKPWVKTTLAPGSKVVTDYYEKAGLTESLEALGFFTVGYGCTTCIGNSGPLLEEISTAVQENDLAVTAVLSGNRNFEGRINPDVKMNYLASPPLVIAYALAGSMNFDFEVDALGTDTDGNDVFLKDIWPDAAEVQATIDSSIDKSMFDTQYAGVFDGDERWRSLQTPEGSIFEWDEDSTYVRKPPYFDGMTMETTPVTDIADARVLAKLGDSVTTDHISPAGSIKADSPAGQYLAEHSVDRKDYNSYGSRRGNHEVMIRGTFANIRLRNQLLDNVEGGYTRDFTQEGGPQSFIYDASQNYQAQGTPLVILGGKEYGSGSSRDWAAKGTSLLGVKAVIVESFERIHRSNLIGMGVVPLQFPQGETWASLGLDGTESISISGIEALNEGVTPKTVHVVASPTSDSPEGKQPIEFDAVVRIDTPGEADYYRNGGILQYVLRSLV
- the dxs gene encoding 1-deoxy-D-xylulose-5-phosphate synthase yields the protein MAVLETISGPRDLDRLTRTELETLALEIRDFLVREVSKTGGHLGPNLGVVETTIAIHRVFDSPHDAIIFDTGHQSYVHKLLTGRQDFSGLRQRGGLAGYPQRSESPHDIVESSHASSSLSWADGISRAFTMTGQTDRHVVAVVGDGALTGGMTWEALNNISDDNSRGLVIVVNDNGRSYAPTIGGMARFLNGVRTRRTYRTLHRGSRAVSERLGGPAAAVYRGVRGGLHGFLSRFINNEALYSNLDIKYLGPIDGHDLTAMEEALQQAKDYGTPVIVHAITQKGKGFEPAVQDLADQFHAVGQIDPETGEPLSASGARSWTSVFAEEIVTLADEDPTIVGITAAMLRPVGLDRLAEKYPDRVFDVGIAEQHAVTSAAGLAFGGLHPVVALYATFVNRAFDQVLMDVALHRAGVTFVLDRAGVTGPDGPSHHGMWDLAILQVVPNIRLAAPRDSVRLREELREAVGVKDAPTVVRFSKGNVGDEIDALERLDDGVDVLLRSERQDVLIVTVGPMAAMGLDVAQRLAAQGIGATVVDPRWVVPVPRSVIDLAAEHRLVISIEDGVRVGGIGTRIRQDLREAGVDTAVTELGLPDQFLDHAKREEILEDVGLTPQHIARDVVAQVLGSKIPVARPLPEEVAAHDDARKD
- a CDS encoding 3-hydroxyacyl-CoA dehydrogenase NAD-binding domain-containing protein translates to MLEGFEDLVELAEGEVVTHSYVRDVPLPSGRVLALITLDNDRDHTRPSTFGPAGLFELADVLLAQQARAKAGEIQAVGVTGKPFILAAGADLSKVGSIPSHEIGRQLARLGHRTLGLLAELGVPSFVFINGLALGGGTEIALNADYRTVDASIPALGLPEVFLGIIPGWGGAWLLPNLIGIENALKVIVENPLKNNRTLKGQDVFDLGIADAIFPSASFLENSLVWADGVLGGTVEVKRPNMPGKIERLVKWDAAIAIARKQLESKIGTVAASPYRALDLLKAAKSSTREEGFAAEDEALADLVSGDQFRASIYAFDLVQKRAKRPAGAPDKSLAKPVTKVGVIGAGLMATQFALLFVRRLQVPVVITDLDQERVDRGVASIVGEIDTLLAKGRLSPDDANRLRGLVTGTTDRADFADADWVIEAVFEELSVKQEVFADIERYVSPTAVLATNTSSLSVERIGERLQHPERLVGFHFFNPVAVMPLIEVVNTPQTDDETLSTAMVTAAKLKKNAVITRDTPGFVVNRVLAKVLGEAMHAVDTGTPFEVVEASLEPFGLPMTPFELLELVGLKVGAHVLDTHHAAFPDRFYDSANLHRLAELGHVFERDAKGRVKGVDKRAVAIVKGGSDPMTAEELRLRVETGLADEVKRMLDDDVVHAAEDIDLCLILGAGYPFQMGGLTPYLDRVGASERAFGGTFHDPAIRGVE